Part of the Acidobacteriota bacterium genome is shown below.
CTTGTCAATGATGGTCGGGCTGACCGTAAACACGCCGTATCTGTCCTGCCACCCAAAATTCCGAAGGTTCAACGTTTCGTGAATCCATTGTGAAGAGCTGTGCTTGACATCCCGCATCACATCCGCCAGCCGGTGGGTCGTTCGCAGGCTTATCAAAAGATGAACGTGGTCAGCGGTCCCTCCAACCATTTCTGGAATGCCGCCCAAAGTTCGCACTGCACCGCCGATGAATGCATGAAGTCGTGGTCTCCAATCCTGGGCAATGACTGGCTGGCGGTGTTTGGTACTGAACACAATGTGGTAATGCAAACTGAAATGGGTTGACGACATTGTGGAGTCTCCAGCGCCCATCCGGGCGCGAATACGGGCCGGGCATTGGTCCGGTGGGTGCGCCTCAAAGCAGGCTTCCCACCGGCTACTATCCATCGCCCATCCGGGCGGAAATCGTCAGCTTTACAGCAGAAGAGATTTAGATTTGAAAATGATAGACCTGTGCAGCCAGTTTCCAGAGTTGATCAAGCCATTGACTATACCACTCAGTAAAGCTACTTCCATTTTTTTCAGGCTTTAATAAACCGTCGCTTTCAGTGTCATCAATCCAGATGGTACCTCGTTGAGGTCCGGTTATCACCAGGAGGATGGCAATCCCACACCCAACATCCGAAATTGGCAGTGCGCCCTGGGTGAGAGAAAAAGGATCCATATCATATTGATCGCGTTCGGCTTCTGAAATCTGATTATAGCTCCAGGGTGATTGGTGCAAGAAGGGCTTCTTCAAGTCATCTAAAATCCGGTTGTGATTCATCGAAAAGAAGCGACGAAGCGGTAGAATTCCCTTCCAGGGGCCATCACCTCCATCGCCGATTTCCAAAATAAACCTCCGGTAATCTTCAGGCAAAGTAATATCATATCTGGCTTCAAATCCCTCAACTTCTTGAAGAGTCAGACAAGGGTTAAAAACACAATCTAAGGCCAGATAGCCTAGAATTGGGTTTCCTTCCAGTGATTGCAAGTGACCAAGTTTTTTGCTCCATACCTGAATGTAATCCATAGTTCCTCAACCACTTTACTGGTTTATCCTTATTTTATTCGAGAACCTGTGGCCAATGCCTGACATTGTTTCCATCAACCGTGGTTGCCTGGCGCCGCAGGTAGTTATTCCATGTACCAGCGTATTCTTCAAGATACAGGGCATGTTGCGCCGGGTGAAGTGTGACCCACTGTTCAACGTCTTGTGCAGCACAAGACATGATGCAGGCCAGAGTATGGAAATGCACTCCCATCTTTTTGAATCGTCGTCGGCCATGACGATTGAGAAATGGTTGTGATACCAGGTCAAGCTCTTGTTTTTTGCCACATTTTAACCCAACGCCCATCATTGGAAGCGAGCCTTTTTTGAAGGACGGATGTGCCCGGATTTCATACAAAGTTGGAACATCTCTACCGCTCCATTGCCCGCACTCGATAATTTCGCTGAAAATCGTCAGGTAGGCGTTGGTCTCTTCGTCTGTCCAGGTGCCATCGAACGGACCACCGATGCGTTTTTCAAATACTTCACCGTCATCCACATCAAGTGACAACCAGCCATCCCGATACCGGATATAAAAATCACGGCCTTGATACGCAAGCCAGTACTGAACCGGGCACTCTCCGCCACCACAAAACGGAAGGATGTTGTCGGGTCTCTGCATATACGCGCCCTGCTACCTTTTTCGAATGTAACGTGTGCTGGTGGAAATGCCAAAAGCACGACCACCAGCACTGTCTAGTTGGCCAAGGAACCAAATCAATTCACCTGGTCACACAGGCCGTTTGGAAAACTTCCTGACTGAAGGCGGAACTCTCAACTTTTTCTTCATTCTTCATTCGTTACTTGCGCTGTGGCGGGCTTCGACGACGGAGTGGATGCCGCCGCGTGGAGTGAATTCGCCTTTGACTTCGATCTTGACCGGGTCACAGGCGGCGACGATGTCCCGCAGCACCCGGTTGATGACGTTTTCGTAGAAAATCCCCAAATTGCGGTACGACAAAATGTATTCCTTGAGCGATTTCAGCTCCAGGCATTTTTCGCGGGGCGTGTACTTGATTGTAATGGTTCCAAAATCCGGCAGGCCCGTCAACGGACAAACGGAAGTAAATTCCGGTATTACAATCGTGATGTCGTAGTTCTGGAATTGATTTGGCCAGGTTTCAATCGCCGGCAATGGGGCATCAATTCCCTTCTTGGCGTGTTCTTCAGTGTAGGCGCTCATGCGCGGTATCTTCCTCCTCAAGCAATGATAATAAATGAGTAAGTTCCGCCGGTAAGGCAGAACGA
Proteins encoded:
- the tnpA gene encoding IS200/IS605 family transposase translates to MSSTHFSLHYHIVFSTKHRQPVIAQDWRPRLHAFIGGAVRTLGGIPEMVGGTADHVHLLISLRTTHRLADVMRDVKHSSSQWIHETLNLRNFGWQDRYGVFTVSPTIIDKVKSYIANQEDHHRKQTFREEYLDLLRMGAHRLIL
- a CDS encoding SMI1/KNR4 family protein, encoding MDYIQVWSKKLGHLQSLEGNPILGYLALDCVFNPCLTLQEVEGFEARYDITLPEDYRRFILEIGDGGDGPWKGILPLRRFFSMNHNRILDDLKKPFLHQSPWSYNQISEAERDQYDMDPFSLTQGALPISDVGCGIAILLVITGPQRGTIWIDDTESDGLLKPEKNGSSFTEWYSQWLDQLWKLAAQVYHFQI
- the queF gene encoding NADPH-dependent 7-cyano-7-deazaguanine reductase QueF, with the translated sequence MSAYTEEHAKKGIDAPLPAIETWPNQFQNYDITIVIPEFTSVCPLTGLPDFGTITIKYTPREKCLELKSLKEYILSYRNLGIFYENVINRVLRDIVAACDPVKIEVKGEFTPRGGIHSVVEARHSASNE